Proteins from a genomic interval of Medicago truncatula cultivar Jemalong A17 chromosome 3, MtrunA17r5.0-ANR, whole genome shotgun sequence:
- the LOC11418012 gene encoding lysM domain-containing GPI-anchored protein 1: MQNKNILLLFLLFKLLITTTSKSTIEPCTTSDTCNSLLGYTLYTDLKVSELSSLFQIDPISLLTANSIDISYPDVEHHILPSKLYLKIPIQCSCIDGIRKSVSTNYKIRPSDTLSSIADSIYGGLVSSDQLREANSVTDPNVLDVGQNLVVPLPCTCFNGSDNGLPAIYMSYVVQPLDSLNNIAARYFTTLTDLMNVNAMGTTGISAGDILAIPIPACASKFPKDSADFGLLVPNGSYAITAGHCVQCSCGPRNLNLYCMPASLAVSCSSMQCKSSNLMLGNVTVQQTSGGCNVTSCTYDGIVNGTIATTLTPSLQPRCPGSQEFPPLIAPPTVVPRESLFAPAPSPSSLFDGTDGRSPKSSVVPSTGFTPALGPSGISSGASAACSLVKPLPTLTLTLVLLFVKLMIPVAL, encoded by the exons ATGCAGAACAAAAACATTCTATTATTGTTCCTCCTCTTCAAACTCTTAATAACAACAACCTCAAAATCAACAATAGAACCATGCACAACCTCCGACACATGCAACTCTCTCCTAGGTTACACTCTCTACACAGACCTCAAAGTCTCCGAACTCTCTTCCCTCTTCCAAATCGACCCAATCTCACTCCTCACTGCAAACTCCATAGACATTTCTTACCCTGACGTTGAACACCACATCCTTCCTTCAAAACTCTACCTCAAAATCCCAATCCAATGCTCTTGCATAGACGGAATCCGAAAATCCGTTTCAACCAACTACAAAATCCGTCCTTCTGACACTCTTTCATCTATTGCTGATTCCATTTACGGTGGTTTGGTTTCTTCTGATCAGCTTAGAGAAGCTAACTCTGTTACGGATCCGAATGTTCTTGATGTTGGTCAGAACCTTGTTGTTCCTCTTCCTTGTACTTGTTTTAATGGTTCTGATAATGGGTTGCCCGCGATTTACATGTCTTATGTTGTTCAGCCGTTGGATAGTTTGAATAATATTGCTGCTAGGTATTTTACTACTCTTACTGATTTGATGAATGTTAATGCTATGGGGACTACTGGGATCTCTGCTGGTGATATTCTTGCTATTCCTATTCCTg CCTGTGCATCAAAGTTTCCGAAAGATTCTGCTGATTTTGGATTGCTTGTCCCTAATGGAAGTTATGCTATTACAGCAGGACACTGTGTGCAGTGTAGCTGTGGACCCCGAAACTTAAA TTTGTACTGTATGCCAGCTTCACTAGCTGTTTCTTGCTCGAGCATGCAATGTAAGAGCAGCAATCTTATGCTTGGTAATGTTACCGTGCAACAGACTAGTGGTGGTTGCAATGTGACTTCTTGCACTTACGATGGTATTGTTAATGGTACCATAGCAACAAC GTTGACCCCATCCCTTCAGCCTCGATGTCCAG GGTCGCAGGAATTCCCTCCTCTTATCGCCCCACCTACGGTTGTTCCGAGAGAATCATTATTTGCACCGGCCCCGTCACCATCATCACTGTTCGACGGAACTGATGGGAGATCGCCCAAATCCTCAGTGGTGCCTTCAACAGGATTTACTCCTGCATTAGGCCCTAGTGGAATTTCTTCTGGTGCTTCTGCCGCATGCTCCTTGGTGAAACCATTACCCACTTTGACACTCACCCTTGTGTTATTATTTGTCAAGTTGATGATCCCTGTAGCATTGTAA